A part of Myxococcales bacterium genomic DNA contains:
- a CDS encoding 1-acyl-sn-glycerol-3-phosphate acyltransferase, with amino-acid sequence MKEKLLLFKPKHPAQFKKSSWYGVVMFVKTFALCSQYLARALAGKVNVPITDNYLRRFWQIQFKETFSTLFVTGRKFLKPNHTYLFMSNHESWLDIPAMFAAVPMSLRMVSKAGIMSIPVVGPAMEKAGFIAVDRKNRSKAIRQLELAKKRLNDGISIWMAPEGTRSRTGEIAHFKKGGFHLATSLGLDIVPVFIEGARDIMPADTLMINSNRSMTVHFCEPVSTKGVDKSSMNDLMEKVRTAIILKKQQVKAIHDDESAL; translated from the coding sequence ATGAAGGAAAAATTATTACTTTTTAAACCCAAACATCCAGCACAGTTTAAAAAAAGCTCTTGGTATGGCGTAGTGATGTTTGTAAAAACTTTTGCTCTGTGCTCACAGTATTTGGCTCGAGCCTTGGCTGGCAAGGTAAATGTACCTATCACGGATAATTATCTTCGCAGGTTTTGGCAGATTCAGTTTAAAGAGACCTTTAGCACACTTTTTGTGACGGGGCGTAAGTTTCTTAAGCCCAATCACACCTATCTGTTTATGTCCAATCATGAATCGTGGCTCGATATTCCAGCAATGTTTGCTGCTGTGCCAATGAGTTTAAGGATGGTATCAAAAGCTGGAATAATGAGTATTCCTGTTGTGGGTCCTGCTATGGAAAAAGCTGGTTTTATTGCTGTAGATCGTAAGAATCGCAGTAAAGCCATTAGGCAATTGGAATTGGCAAAAAAACGTTTGAATGATGGTATCTCCATTTGGATGGCACCTGAAGGAACTCGCTCTCGCACTGGAGAAATAGCTCATTTCAAAAAAGGTGGTTTTCATTTAGCGACGAGTTTGGGCTTAGATATTGTGCCTGTTTTTATCGAAGGTGCGCGCGACATTATGCCCGCTGACACATTGATGATAAATAGCAATCGCTCAATGACAGTTCATTTTTGTGAACCAGTCTCTACTAAAGGGGTGGACAAATCTTCGATGAATGATTTAATGGAGAAGGTGAGGACTGCTATAATTTTGAAAAAACAACAAGTCAAAGCCATTCACGATGATGAGAGTGCATTATGA
- the pip gene encoding prolyl aminopeptidase encodes MNTLFPPIEPFNHFHLQVSELHSIYVEEVGNPDGKPVIFVHGGPGGGIEEKHRCYFDPKKWRVILFDQRGCGKSTPFGELKENTTFDLVSDMERIREKLHIDAWHVFGGSWGSTLSLSYAITHPEMTKSLVLRGIFLVRKQEIDWFYQHGAGIYYPEEWEKFLEPIPKNERDDLVKAYHKRLNSSDSATIHRAAKAWSAWEGATSKLKKNPQMVESFSDEHFAYAFARIENHYFINNAFFKEDNWILNNAEKIKEIPGVIVQGRYDMPCPPVSAYELHKKWPKSELIIVEEAGHSASEPGITSALIAATNHFAS; translated from the coding sequence ATGAATACTCTGTTCCCTCCTATCGAGCCTTTTAATCATTTCCATTTGCAGGTAAGTGAGCTTCATTCCATTTATGTGGAAGAGGTGGGAAATCCAGATGGTAAGCCAGTAATATTTGTACACGGTGGACCAGGCGGGGGAATTGAAGAAAAACATCGATGTTACTTTGATCCAAAAAAGTGGCGAGTTATTCTTTTTGATCAAAGAGGGTGTGGTAAATCAACGCCTTTTGGCGAACTCAAAGAAAATACCACTTTTGATTTAGTATCTGACATGGAGCGGATTCGCGAAAAACTACATATCGATGCTTGGCATGTTTTTGGTGGATCGTGGGGGAGCACCTTATCTCTAAGCTACGCTATTACACATCCCGAAATGACCAAATCTTTGGTGCTGCGGGGAATTTTTTTGGTACGCAAGCAAGAGATTGATTGGTTCTATCAACATGGTGCAGGTATTTATTATCCAGAAGAATGGGAGAAATTTTTAGAGCCGATTCCAAAAAATGAACGAGACGATTTAGTTAAGGCGTATCACAAGCGATTAAATAGCAGTGATAGCGCCACAATTCATAGAGCTGCTAAGGCATGGAGTGCTTGGGAGGGCGCAACCTCAAAGCTTAAGAAAAACCCACAGATGGTAGAAAGCTTTAGCGATGAGCATTTTGCCTATGCCTTTGCCCGTATCGAAAACCACTATTTTATTAATAATGCATTTTTTAAAGAGGATAACTGGATCTTGAATAACGCAGAAAAAATTAAAGAAATTCCAGGCGTCATTGTTCAAGGGCGCTACGATATGCCGTGCCCTCCTGTTAGTGCGTATGAACTGCATAAAAAATGGCCAAAATCGGAATTGATTATAGTGGAAGAAGCAGGGCACTCAGCAAGTGAGCCTGGAATTACCAGTGCTTTGATTGCCGCTACTAATCATTTTGCGAGCTAA
- the yhbY gene encoding ribosome assembly RNA-binding protein YhbY, whose translation MNNKQEKTVLLEEQKRLLKKFAHHLKPVVQIGKKGVSLTLIKEINQALFDHELIKIQILPIQKNEIEENIREIIKETNAHHIATIGNVIVLFKAREENSSFFTEERKG comes from the coding sequence ATGAATAATAAACAAGAAAAGACAGTGCTTTTGGAAGAGCAAAAGCGGTTATTAAAAAAATTTGCACATCATTTAAAACCAGTAGTCCAGATCGGAAAAAAAGGGGTCTCTTTAACTTTAATTAAAGAAATAAATCAGGCATTATTTGATCATGAATTAATAAAAATACAAATTTTGCCGATACAAAAAAATGAAATTGAAGAAAACATACGAGAAATAATTAAGGAAACCAACGCACATCATATTGCTACTATTGGAAATGTGATTGTTTTGTTCAAAGCTCGCGAAGAAAATTCGTCGTTCTTTACCGAAGAAAGAAAAGGATAG
- a CDS encoding 4Fe-4S binding protein — MTFVVTENCQRCRFTDCVSVCPVDCFYADDEQLYINPDECIDCGACEPECPVEAIYDEANIPSDQEKWIKINAEKASNLPNITQKQDPYPGAEERKTKLGF; from the coding sequence ATGACCTTTGTAGTTACCGAAAACTGTCAACGATGCCGTTTTACTGACTGCGTTTCTGTTTGTCCGGTAGATTGTTTTTATGCTGATGATGAGCAACTCTATATTAACCCTGATGAGTGTATCGATTGCGGTGCTTGTGAACCCGAATGTCCAGTAGAAGCTATATACGATGAAGCGAATATTCCTAGTGATCAGGAAAAGTGGATAAAAATTAATGCAGAAAAAGCTTCAAATTTACCTAACATTACCCAAAAACAGGATCCTTACCCCGGAGCGGAAGAGCGAAAAACTAAACTTGGTT